A single genomic interval of Prochlorococcus marinus XMU1406 harbors:
- the radA gene encoding DNA repair protein RadA yields the protein MSSKLSTFICQNCGTETSQYFGKCLNCNSWNSIVEEIKSKRSRHQNIKNNKKSISFNEISSKKISRFTSGFREFDRVLGGGIVPGSVVLLGGEPGIGKSTIVLQSAGKISLNEKVLYITAEESLEQVKIRWERLNQNSIDLKIFAETNLSLIIEEIKSVNPSFAIIDSIQAIHNHEMESSPGSVSQVRACSSELQNLAKDNNIALLIIGHVTKDGALAGPKTLEHLVDTVINFEGDNISSHRLLRSIKNRFGSTFEIGIFEMLEEGLREIKNPSSIFTNKENISGVTTTITNEGTRPLAVDIQALVNKTFYSNPRRTTTGISINRLHQILAVIEKHVGIKLSEFDCYIATGGGFEINDPSSDLGVAISILSSLKNIPALASTSFIGELGLSGQVRKSNNLRTKIEEAVRLGIKNIIVPKLEEELNNNFQNLINIKEISNIKEAVDYSFSK from the coding sequence ATGTCTAGCAAATTATCGACTTTTATTTGTCAAAATTGCGGAACTGAAACTTCTCAATACTTTGGGAAATGCCTTAACTGCAACTCATGGAATTCGATTGTAGAAGAAATTAAAAGCAAGAGATCTAGACATCAAAATATTAAAAATAATAAGAAATCTATCTCTTTTAATGAAATTTCATCAAAAAAAATATCAAGATTTACAAGTGGTTTTAGAGAATTTGATCGAGTTCTTGGAGGTGGAATAGTACCTGGATCTGTTGTCTTACTTGGAGGAGAACCAGGTATAGGTAAAAGCACAATAGTTCTTCAATCAGCAGGAAAAATATCTCTAAATGAGAAAGTTTTATACATAACTGCAGAAGAATCCCTAGAACAAGTAAAAATTAGATGGGAAAGATTAAATCAAAACAGTATTGATTTAAAAATTTTTGCAGAAACAAATTTATCCCTAATTATTGAAGAGATCAAAAGTGTAAATCCAAGTTTCGCAATTATTGATAGTATTCAAGCCATCCACAATCATGAAATGGAAAGTTCGCCAGGATCGGTTTCTCAAGTTAGAGCATGTTCGTCTGAGTTGCAAAATCTAGCCAAAGACAATAATATTGCGCTTCTAATAATTGGTCATGTAACCAAGGATGGTGCGTTAGCTGGCCCTAAAACTCTTGAGCATTTAGTTGATACAGTAATAAACTTTGAAGGAGATAATATTTCATCTCATAGATTACTAAGAAGTATAAAAAATCGATTTGGATCGACCTTTGAAATTGGAATTTTTGAAATGCTTGAAGAAGGTTTAAGAGAGATAAAAAACCCAAGTTCAATTTTTACAAATAAAGAAAATATTTCAGGTGTAACAACTACGATTACAAATGAAGGCACTCGACCATTAGCAGTTGATATACAAGCACTGGTAAATAAAACTTTCTACAGTAATCCAAGACGAACTACAACTGGAATTAGCATAAATAGGTTGCATCAAATTCTTGCTGTTATTGAAAAACACGTGGGGATAAAATTATCTGAATTTGATTGTTATATTGCTACTGGTGGAGGTTTTGAGATTAATGATCCCTCATCTGACTTAGGTGTAGCAATATCAATTTTATCAAGCTTGAAAAATATTCCTGCTTTAGCTAGTACCTCATTTATTGGGGAATTGGGTTTGAGCGGTCAAGTTAGAAAATCGAATAACCTTCGAACAAAGATTGAAGAAGCAGTAAGATTAGGTATCAAGAATATCATAGTCCCAAAACTAGAGGAGGAACTAAATAATAATTTTCAAAATTTAATAAATATCAAAGAGATATCCAATATTAAAGAAGCAGTTGATTATTCTTTTTCAAAATAA
- the rpaB gene encoding response regulator transcription factor RpaB, which translates to MALSSQTKETILVADDEASIRRILETRLSMIGYKVVTASDGKEALKLFKDYDPDLVVLDVMMPKLDGYGVCQELRKDSDVPIVMLTALGDVADRITGLELGADDYVVKPFSPKELEARIRCVLRRIDKEQIPGMPNSGLILVTDIKIDTNRRQVFKSDERIRLTGMEFSLLELLVSRSGEPFSRGEILKEVWGYTPERHVDTRVVDVHISRLRSKLEADPANPELILTARGTGYLFQRIVDIAPFDGK; encoded by the coding sequence ATGGCTCTATCTAGTCAAACTAAAGAAACAATTCTTGTCGCAGATGACGAGGCAAGTATTAGAAGAATTCTGGAGACGCGCCTCTCCATGATTGGCTACAAAGTCGTAACTGCAAGTGATGGTAAAGAAGCACTAAAGTTATTTAAAGATTATGACCCTGATTTAGTCGTGCTTGACGTTATGATGCCAAAATTAGATGGCTATGGAGTGTGTCAAGAATTAAGGAAAGATTCTGATGTTCCAATTGTTATGTTAACTGCATTAGGAGATGTTGCAGATAGGATAACAGGTTTAGAATTAGGGGCTGATGATTACGTCGTAAAACCATTTAGCCCAAAGGAGTTAGAAGCTAGGATTAGGTGTGTTCTGAGAAGAATCGATAAAGAACAAATCCCTGGAATGCCTAATTCAGGATTGATTTTGGTTACAGATATAAAAATTGATACAAATCGAAGACAAGTTTTTAAAAGTGATGAGAGAATTAGGTTAACTGGAATGGAATTTAGTCTTTTAGAGCTTTTGGTAAGTAGGTCAGGAGAGCCATTTAGTAGAGGAGAGATTTTGAAAGAAGTTTGGGGATATACACCTGAGAGACACGTTGATACAAGAGTAGTGGATGTTCATATATCAAGATTAAGATCAAAACTGGAGGCTGATCCCGCAAATCCTGAATTGATATTAACAGCGAGGGGCACAGGATATCTTTTTCAAAGGATTGTAGATATTGCTCCTTTTGATGGTAAATAA
- the plsX gene encoding phosphate acyltransferase PlsX, whose protein sequence is MGKESVQKINKPRAIRRLVIWYKRNSAVTSIVDTAASSAVTASNVAGNVVSGAGSVVSTASNVASNVAGNVVSSAESVVNTASSVVSNASSIAKNTLQPLVFDPLKRLQNNDNILDRVEESQSKRIWIAVDGMGGDYAPGPILEGCLEAISRFPINIKFVGKIEKVKDAAEKTGLAEILGNEIDNNRLELIDSGEPIGMNEEATAVRKRKNASINVAMDLVRNNKAEAVYSAGNSGAMMASAIFRIGRLKGIDRPAIGALFPTRDQTRPVLVLDVGANTDCKPSYLHQFALLGNIYAKDVLQVKKPRIGLLNIGEEECKGNDLSLKTFELLSSEKSFHFGGNCEGRDVLSGSFDVVVCDGFTGNILLKFLESVGGVLLDILRSELPRGRRGKVGSAFLKSNLLRIKKRLDHAEHGGALLLGVNGICVIGHGSSKSLSVVSALRLAHSAVNHGVMDNLNQLQKLQVLNS, encoded by the coding sequence ATGGGCAAAGAAAGTGTGCAAAAAATTAATAAGCCCAGAGCTATCAGAAGATTAGTTATTTGGTACAAAAGAAACTCTGCTGTAACTTCAATAGTAGATACTGCTGCTAGTTCTGCGGTGACGGCTAGTAATGTTGCGGGTAATGTAGTTTCTGGTGCTGGTTCTGTTGTGAGCACAGCTAGTAATGTGGCGAGTAATGTTGCAGGTAATGTAGTTTCAAGCGCTGAATCTGTTGTGAATACTGCCAGCAGTGTTGTTTCAAATGCTAGTTCAATAGCTAAAAATACATTACAGCCATTAGTTTTTGACCCATTAAAAAGATTACAAAATAATGATAATATTTTAGATAGGGTAGAGGAATCTCAATCTAAAAGAATTTGGATCGCAGTTGATGGTATGGGTGGAGATTATGCTCCTGGTCCAATTCTTGAGGGTTGCCTCGAAGCAATAAGTAGATTTCCAATAAATATAAAGTTTGTCGGTAAAATTGAAAAAGTTAAAGATGCAGCAGAAAAAACTGGTTTAGCAGAAATATTAGGAAATGAAATTGATAATAATCGTCTTGAATTAATTGATAGTGGAGAGCCTATTGGGATGAATGAAGAAGCTACTGCAGTTAGAAAAAGGAAAAATGCAAGTATAAACGTTGCGATGGATTTAGTGAGAAATAATAAAGCTGAAGCTGTCTACTCAGCTGGTAATTCAGGAGCCATGATGGCTTCTGCCATATTTAGAATTGGAAGATTGAAAGGAATTGATAGACCAGCTATAGGAGCATTATTTCCAACAAGGGATCAAACTCGCCCGGTATTAGTTTTAGATGTTGGTGCAAATACTGATTGTAAGCCATCTTATCTGCATCAATTTGCTCTTCTAGGTAACATTTATGCAAAAGATGTCTTACAAGTAAAAAAACCAAGAATTGGCCTTTTAAATATTGGAGAAGAAGAATGCAAAGGTAATGATTTATCCCTAAAAACATTTGAATTATTATCTTCTGAAAAAAGTTTTCATTTTGGAGGTAATTGTGAAGGGCGAGATGTATTATCAGGTAGTTTCGACGTAGTAGTCTGTGATGGATTTACTGGAAATATATTATTGAAATTTCTTGAATCTGTGGGAGGGGTTTTATTAGATATTTTGAGATCTGAGCTGCCACGTGGAAGGCGGGGGAAAGTTGGTTCAGCTTTTTTAAAAAGTAATCTACTCAGAATTAAGAAAAGGTTAGATCATGCCGAACATGGAGGAGCTTTATTACTTGGGGTGAATGGAATTTGCGTTATTGGTCATGGAAGTAGCAAATCTTTATCAGTAGTTAGTGCTCTTCGCTTGGCTCACTCCGCAGTGAATCATGGTGTTATGGACAATTTAAATCAACTTCAAAAGCTTCAAGTTTTAAATTCATAA
- a CDS encoding beta-ketoacyl-ACP synthase III: MEGINFNQIGVSFKGSGSYVPDQILTNQKISQKVDTSNEWIKSRTGISERRISNLGDNVTEMGYKAALTAIETANWDIKTIDLIVLATSTPHDLFGSAPSIQAKLGAANAVAFDLTAACSGFLFALITASQFLKGGSFKRAIVIGADQLSSFVDWNDRRSCILFGDGAGALAIEATNQYDNLIGFDMKTDGERGSFLNLPSKNNKDSIIDNIDFSSGAFSPIQMNGQEVYKFAVREVPIILEKLFKKMNYASDEVDWLVLHQANQRILDSVGERLKIPGEKILSNLEKYGNTSAATIPLVMDEAIRDNRIKQNDIIATSGFGAGLSWGAALIKWG; encoded by the coding sequence TTGGAAGGAATAAATTTTAATCAGATTGGAGTATCATTCAAGGGGAGCGGAAGTTATGTACCTGATCAAATTCTGACTAATCAAAAAATTAGTCAAAAGGTTGATACAAGCAATGAATGGATAAAATCTAGAACGGGCATTTCTGAGAGAAGAATCTCTAACTTAGGAGATAATGTTACTGAGATGGGCTATAAGGCGGCTCTAACTGCTATAGAAACGGCTAATTGGGATATTAAAACGATTGATTTGATTGTTTTAGCTACTTCTACTCCGCATGATTTATTTGGATCAGCGCCATCCATTCAAGCTAAATTAGGGGCAGCTAATGCTGTGGCTTTCGATTTAACTGCGGCATGTAGTGGTTTCTTATTTGCCTTAATTACAGCCTCACAATTTTTAAAAGGGGGTAGTTTTAAAAGAGCTATTGTTATAGGAGCAGATCAACTATCAAGCTTTGTTGACTGGAATGATAGAAGAAGTTGTATTCTCTTTGGAGATGGTGCAGGTGCATTAGCAATTGAAGCCACTAATCAATATGATAATTTAATTGGTTTTGATATGAAAACTGATGGAGAAAGGGGTTCTTTTCTTAATCTCCCATCAAAAAATAATAAGGATTCAATAATTGATAATATTGATTTCTCAAGTGGAGCTTTTTCTCCAATTCAGATGAATGGGCAGGAAGTGTATAAATTTGCAGTGAGAGAAGTTCCGATAATTCTTGAAAAGTTGTTCAAAAAAATGAATTATGCTTCCGATGAAGTTGATTGGCTTGTATTGCATCAAGCTAATCAAAGGATATTGGATTCTGTAGGAGAAAGGTTAAAAATTCCTGGAGAAAAAATTCTTAGCAATTTAGAAAAATACGGTAACACTTCAGCAGCAACAATTCCACTTGTGATGGATGAGGCTATTAGAGACAATAGAATTAAACAAAATGATATTATTGCAACAAGTGGTTTTGGTGCTGGGTTAAGTTGGGGTGCAGCCCTCATTAAATGGGGTTAA
- the fabD gene encoding ACP S-malonyltransferase, whose protein sequence is MTVAWVFPGQGSQKIGMAKQIENLPNTKERFSYASEIFERNLFEICELNTESTNPLIDLNNTRNTQICLFLVESILLDALKENGFKPTYVAGHSLGEITALYCADVFPFEDCVSLIKERSQLMVNAGKGSMAAVIGFDRNQLDLLVQKIDDIVIANDNSSSQVVLSGSTEALDNLSREITCKRFLKLNVSGAFHSPFMNEPSSKFSEYLKQIKFNNPSFPVISNYEPSLCSDPNELKIRLENQMCNGVRWRETMDLMAKDSDLHIVEIGPSNVLSGLGKRHLKDVKISQVSSSDQISY, encoded by the coding sequence ATGACAGTTGCATGGGTATTCCCTGGACAGGGTTCGCAAAAAATTGGAATGGCAAAACAAATTGAAAATTTGCCCAACACAAAAGAGAGGTTTAGTTATGCATCTGAAATATTTGAGAGGAATTTATTTGAAATTTGTGAGTTAAATACTGAATCAACAAATCCTCTTATTGATTTAAATAACACAAGAAATACACAAATTTGTCTTTTTTTAGTTGAATCAATTTTATTAGATGCATTAAAGGAAAATGGATTTAAACCAACTTATGTTGCTGGCCATAGTCTGGGCGAAATAACTGCACTATATTGTGCGGATGTTTTTCCATTCGAAGATTGTGTTTCTCTAATCAAAGAAAGGTCTCAATTAATGGTAAATGCTGGGAAAGGATCTATGGCAGCAGTAATTGGTTTTGATAGAAATCAACTTGATCTATTAGTACAAAAAATTGATGATATTGTAATTGCTAATGACAATAGCTCTTCCCAAGTTGTCTTATCAGGATCTACTGAAGCATTAGATAATTTATCGAGAGAAATTACTTGTAAAAGATTCTTGAAATTAAATGTTTCAGGTGCATTTCATTCACCATTCATGAATGAACCTTCATCAAAATTTTCTGAGTATTTAAAACAGATTAAATTTAACAATCCCTCTTTCCCTGTCATAAGCAATTATGAACCTTCTCTTTGTAGTGATCCAAACGAGCTTAAAATTAGATTAGAAAATCAAATGTGTAATGGAGTGAGGTGGCGCGAAACTATGGATTTAATGGCAAAAGATAGTGATCTACATATTGTTGAAATTGGCCCTTCTAATGTATTAAGCGGTTTAGGAAAAAGACATCTTAAAGATGTAAAAATTTCTCAAGTTTCATCTTCAGATCAAATATCTTATTAA
- a CDS encoding lysophospholipid acyltransferase family protein — protein MKNDNIQKLIYELVSTLFVFPIYKFLFKGQLIGRENIPKKDSFIMVSNHGSLFDPPLLGHALGRNISFMAKAELFKIPFIGFIIKACGAYPVKRGIADKNTIKTACKKLSDDNCIGIFIDGTRQKNGRVNKPKQGAALLAFKNQKLLLPVAIVNSHRLIRFKFFIPLFSKIVIKVGKPVQPPQSSSRDDLNSVTMHLQDNINNLIG, from the coding sequence ATGAAAAATGATAATATACAAAAATTAATCTATGAATTAGTTAGCACGCTTTTTGTATTTCCTATTTATAAATTTTTATTTAAAGGTCAATTAATAGGTAGAGAAAATATCCCGAAAAAAGATTCCTTTATCATGGTCTCTAATCATGGTTCTTTATTTGACCCTCCTTTGTTAGGCCATGCCCTTGGACGTAATATATCTTTTATGGCCAAGGCAGAGCTTTTTAAAATTCCTTTTATCGGCTTTATTATCAAGGCTTGTGGAGCGTATCCTGTAAAAAGAGGTATTGCTGATAAAAATACAATTAAAACAGCATGTAAAAAATTATCAGATGATAATTGTATTGGAATTTTTATTGATGGCACTCGTCAAAAAAATGGTCGAGTGAATAAGCCCAAACAAGGTGCAGCATTATTAGCCTTTAAAAATCAAAAATTATTATTGCCTGTTGCAATAGTTAATTCACATAGACTAATAAGATTTAAATTCTTCATTCCTTTATTTTCAAAAATAGTTATTAAAGTGGGAAAACCTGTTCAACCTCCACAAAGTTCATCAAGAGATGATCTGAATTCTGTAACAATGCACCTTCAAGATAATATTAATAATTTGATTGGATGA
- a CDS encoding molecular chaperone, with amino-acid sequence MTNKLKQRENYPALVIHSTDNSFGFGYRKNNNLESDELFIKKFDNDLCNNLINDLNKFISKENLQKINKLSVCIGPANFNASRLIVVLARTISQQINCPLDGFSSFEIIAKRIASKNNIFTNKKSFWIYKKLKRKGFIVGKYEICHNEKNSSDLVIRETVLPKFVKELESKKLSFEATYDDKEDLKELLDLSNKNLLNSNVNSWRKVLPLYPISPIN; translated from the coding sequence ATGACAAATAAACTCAAACAAAGAGAAAATTACCCTGCATTAGTGATTCATAGCACAGACAATTCTTTTGGCTTTGGGTATAGAAAAAACAATAACCTTGAATCTGATGAATTATTTATCAAAAAATTTGATAATGACCTTTGCAACAACTTAATTAATGATCTGAACAAATTCATTTCCAAAGAAAATTTACAAAAAATAAATAAGTTATCTGTCTGCATAGGGCCAGCAAATTTTAATGCTTCACGACTAATTGTAGTTTTAGCAAGAACTATCTCACAACAAATAAATTGTCCCCTAGACGGTTTTAGTTCATTTGAAATAATTGCAAAAAGAATTGCATCAAAAAATAATATCTTTACAAACAAAAAATCATTCTGGATTTACAAAAAATTAAAACGGAAGGGTTTTATTGTAGGGAAATATGAAATTTGTCATAACGAAAAAAACTCCTCGGATCTAGTCATTCGAGAAACAGTTTTGCCAAAATTTGTCAAAGAACTTGAGAGTAAAAAACTTTCTTTTGAGGCTACTTATGATGATAAAGAAGATTTAAAAGAACTATTAGATTTATCAAATAAAAATTTATTAAATTCAAATGTAAATTCTTGGAGAAAAGTTTTGCCTCTTTACCCTATTTCTCCAATTAACTAA
- a CDS encoding Ycf34 family protein, translating to MCICINCKWVDRCITYHDVEKNHGVDHICDLPDFKAKKPFIHVNIVKDNNGDYKTDWDVQSCESFENEFGKWSKCNPGMELPV from the coding sequence ATGTGCATTTGCATCAACTGTAAGTGGGTTGATAGATGTATCACATATCATGATGTTGAGAAAAATCATGGTGTTGATCATATTTGTGATCTACCTGATTTTAAAGCAAAAAAACCATTCATTCATGTCAATATAGTTAAAGATAATAATGGTGATTATAAAACTGATTGGGATGTTCAATCTTGTGAAAGTTTTGAAAATGAATTTGGTAAATGGTCAAAGTGTAATCCAGGTATGGAATTACCTGTTTAA
- a CDS encoding CCA tRNA nucleotidyltransferase, whose amino-acid sequence MKSSILKDHTLIIDELEKSIKLHNLDLILGFLPKGSYLVGGYIRDIILGREIEKVDFDIVVPLNAIEIGKKIADNIGSKFIILDEKREVGRIFLDHIDIDIANQVSATIEGDLCSRDFSINSIAFLFDKKCLFDPLNGLKDLEISLLRTHSENNLLNDPLRILRCFRFVSELNFKIDFNLITFIKNNKEKLYLVAKERINYEIQKIVNGANARDAVMMLKKINIFGSDDLYQDSFFVDLEKISYSELNQEEKEKFLPLFYIAQILDIVSLEKLQCSKAEISNIKLLRKWHYFVNNKNISQLNELDRFKLHQELELFLPSFIFYLPNNLRFDWMKRWRNKEDKLFHPSNLLNGDVIKKNLKIEDGPILGELLQYLSKELAYERLNNFDEAIYKAKLWIEQNAPKCD is encoded by the coding sequence ATGAAAAGTAGCATTCTCAAAGATCATACACTAATAATTGATGAATTAGAAAAAAGTATAAAACTTCATAATTTGGATTTAATATTAGGTTTTTTACCTAAAGGATCATATTTGGTTGGTGGTTACATAAGAGATATTATTTTGGGAAGAGAAATTGAAAAGGTAGATTTTGATATTGTGGTACCTTTAAATGCAATTGAAATTGGTAAAAAGATTGCAGACAATATTGGATCAAAATTTATAATTTTAGATGAAAAAAGAGAAGTAGGAAGAATTTTTCTTGATCATATTGATATTGATATTGCTAATCAGGTTTCAGCTACGATAGAAGGAGATTTATGTTCTAGAGACTTTTCAATTAATTCTATTGCTTTTTTATTTGATAAGAAGTGTCTGTTTGATCCACTAAATGGTCTTAAAGATCTAGAGATTTCTTTGCTTAGAACTCATTCTGAAAACAATTTACTAAATGATCCTTTACGAATATTAAGATGCTTTCGATTCGTTTCAGAATTGAATTTTAAAATTGATTTTAATTTAATTACTTTTATAAAAAACAATAAAGAGAAATTATATCTTGTTGCTAAAGAGAGGATTAATTATGAAATACAGAAAATAGTAAATGGAGCAAATGCTCGTGATGCGGTAATGATGTTGAAAAAAATTAATATATTTGGTTCTGATGATTTATATCAAGATTCTTTTTTTGTTGATTTAGAGAAAATTAGTTATTCGGAACTCAATCAAGAAGAAAAAGAGAAATTTTTACCATTGTTTTATATTGCCCAAATTTTGGATATTGTATCTTTAGAGAAGCTTCAATGCAGTAAAGCTGAAATTTCAAATATTAAGTTATTGAGAAAATGGCACTATTTTGTGAATAACAAAAATATCTCTCAGTTAAATGAATTAGATAGATTTAAATTACATCAAGAATTAGAACTGTTTCTTCCATCTTTTATTTTTTATTTACCTAACAATTTGCGCTTTGATTGGATGAAAAGATGGCGTAACAAGGAAGATAAATTATTTCATCCCTCAAATTTACTTAATGGTGATGTAATTAAAAAAAATTTGAAAATAGAGGATGGGCCTATATTAGGAGAGCTTTTACAGTATCTTTCAAAGGAGCTTGCATATGAGAGATTGAATAATTTTGATGAAGCTATTTATAAAGCAAAGCTATGGATTGAACAAAATGCGCCAAAATGTGATTAA
- a CDS encoding RNA recognition motif domain-containing protein, protein MSIRIYIGNLPQGFNPKEFDNLLKSISDSIRFKAVLDKETKECRGFGFATTNNEDNANLLIQKLNGFEFNGSKLRVELSEKKDSASNKRNSEKFNKNKKRKDFKKIVHSDAPNLEAPDPRWAGELSKLKDLLANQKTPA, encoded by the coding sequence ATGAGTATTCGTATTTACATTGGCAACTTACCACAAGGATTTAATCCAAAAGAATTTGATAATCTTTTAAAATCAATATCTGATTCCATAAGATTTAAAGCAGTTTTAGACAAGGAAACGAAAGAATGTAGAGGGTTTGGTTTTGCGACAACTAATAATGAAGACAATGCTAATTTATTAATTCAAAAATTAAATGGTTTTGAATTTAATGGTTCTAAATTGAGAGTAGAGCTATCAGAAAAGAAAGATTCTGCTTCAAACAAAAGAAATAGCGAAAAATTTAACAAGAATAAGAAGAGGAAAGACTTTAAAAAAATTGTTCATAGTGATGCTCCTAACTTGGAAGCTCCTGATCCAAGATGGGCTGGTGAACTATCTAAATTAAAAGATTTGTTGGCTAATCAAAAGACACCTGCTTAG
- a CDS encoding phytoene synthase codes for MKNSISQLDQAYEICRKETQEWAKTFYLGTLLLPQEKRKAIWAIYVWCRRTDEIMDSVEASTKSQDELSDNLDEWEENTKNIFKGNIKSELDSVLSDTIEKYPQSIQPYLDMIDGQRMDLNKFRYKDFNELKLYCYRVAGTVGLMTQNVMGIDSAYTSAPWSAVPDPSEAAIALGIANQLTNILRDVGEDRHRGRIYIPQADIEKFNYSEEELLQGKINNQWKALMNFQLTRAREWFQKSEDGIKWLSSDARWPVWTSLRLYRGILDSIERLDYDVFNNRAFVKNSVKALEIPISFLISRIK; via the coding sequence TTGAAAAATTCAATTTCTCAACTAGATCAAGCATATGAGATATGCCGAAAAGAAACTCAAGAATGGGCTAAAACCTTTTACTTGGGAACTCTTCTGCTACCACAAGAAAAGAGAAAAGCTATTTGGGCTATCTATGTTTGGTGTAGAAGAACAGATGAAATAATGGATAGCGTAGAAGCCTCAACTAAGTCGCAAGATGAGCTTTCAGACAATCTAGATGAATGGGAAGAAAATACTAAAAATATATTTAAGGGTAATATTAAATCTGAATTAGACTCTGTTCTATCAGATACCATTGAGAAATATCCACAAAGCATTCAACCTTATCTAGACATGATAGATGGCCAGAGAATGGATCTTAATAAATTTAGATATAAAGACTTTAATGAATTAAAACTCTATTGTTATAGAGTCGCAGGTACTGTTGGTTTAATGACTCAGAATGTAATGGGGATTGATAGCGCGTATACATCAGCCCCATGGAGTGCTGTACCTGACCCGTCTGAAGCAGCTATAGCTTTAGGAATAGCGAATCAATTAACAAATATATTAAGGGATGTGGGAGAAGATAGGCACAGAGGAAGAATTTATATCCCGCAAGCGGACATTGAAAAATTTAATTATTCTGAAGAAGAACTCTTACAAGGAAAAATAAACAATCAGTGGAAAGCACTGATGAACTTTCAATTAACAAGAGCTCGCGAATGGTTCCAAAAGTCTGAAGATGGTATTAAGTGGCTATCTTCTGACGCAAGGTGGCCAGTATGGACGTCATTACGTCTTTATAGAGGAATATTAGATTCTATTGAAAGATTAGATTATGATGTTTTTAATAATAGGGCTTTTGTAAAAAATTCAGTAAAAGCTCTAGAGATTCCAATATCTTTTTTAATTTCTCGAATTAAATAA